In one Nostoc sp. KVJ3 genomic region, the following are encoded:
- a CDS encoding glycoside hydrolase family 10 protein: MKNLEEYHQKANLQVKKAGFFILSFNFLILNILSILPVTAATDEPVLSVVHSQENANQWTGITDRLQAIGVKYCVIPLADVKSGADWGDRRVLFLPNVETLTPIQAIALEEWMSNGGRLIASGPIGSSSSSGVRQLLRSLLGGYWGFSLSDTEQIKPTKTNSSEWANQTELFGKVRGGVVIPNDMGAQSPAVWNSKDNPAAVLTTERSTFLGWRWGTDAASTAKLDNAWLKATLNHYLTAPPPSSRMKKIAGGSPSCSTTVAAAPGNQGGSSSPSSPSSLPPKTAIAPIPLVKPPVKPANSEAIDQLEQAVRLDVTPNSNEPIDNNQAIALQQELENLIGRVESAHLAVSADAANEGVRISEEKQSSRHLDTHTPQPVKAQPPQLLASTKLGGLVINKDQALAQVRVIAKNLPQLIAQKNYALARQQWLVAKTILWQQFPVDQRLAQPEIRAVWLDRGTIVRAGSKAGLAQIFDRLAQTGINTIFFETVNAGYTIYPSQVAKEQNPLIRGWNPLEDAVKLAHERDMELHAWVWTFAAGNQRHNKILNLNPDYPGPVLAAHPDWANYDNLGNMIPVGQTKPFFDPANPEVRQYLLKLYEEIVTRYDVDGLQLDYIRYPFQDPSAGRIYGYGKAARAQFQQLTGVDPINISPSQTELWQKWTTFRTEQVDSFVAQVSQQLRQKRPNLILSVAVFPLPEQERIQKIQQNWETWARRGDVDLIVPMTYALDTSRFQRLAQPWIASKQLGATLLVPGIRLLSLPTIGAFDQLQLVRDLPVSGYALFAAENFNNDLEKLFISTQGRVQSTKSEPIPHRQPFQTAAIRYTALQREWKFVFQNNPLERPLQTISDFNNQAEVLRSALNQLAASPSASKLLVAKASLTRFQSQFRVLMSQEIKSNSYQVKVWENRLVTIERLLRYGERRVQLHP; encoded by the coding sequence GTGAAGAATCTGGAAGAATATCATCAAAAGGCTAACTTACAAGTAAAGAAAGCCGGATTCTTCATTTTAAGTTTTAATTTTTTAATTTTAAATATTTTGAGTATTTTGCCAGTAACGGCGGCGACTGACGAACCTGTATTGAGTGTAGTGCATAGTCAAGAAAATGCGAATCAATGGACAGGGATAACTGACCGCTTACAGGCAATAGGGGTGAAATATTGTGTAATTCCCCTAGCTGATGTTAAGAGTGGGGCAGATTGGGGCGATCGCCGGGTATTATTTTTGCCAAATGTTGAGACATTAACGCCAATCCAAGCGATCGCTCTCGAAGAGTGGATGAGTAATGGAGGGCGCTTGATTGCCAGTGGCCCTATAGGTAGTTCGTCATCATCAGGAGTACGGCAATTATTGCGATCGCTCTTGGGAGGTTATTGGGGATTCAGCCTCAGTGACACAGAACAGATCAAACCCACAAAAACTAATAGCTCCGAATGGGCAAATCAAACTGAACTCTTTGGTAAAGTACGCGGCGGCGTTGTGATTCCTAATGATATGGGCGCTCAATCTCCTGCTGTTTGGAATTCCAAAGACAATCCCGCCGCAGTATTGACAACTGAGCGTTCCACCTTTTTGGGCTGGCGTTGGGGAACAGATGCAGCCTCAACAGCAAAGTTAGATAATGCCTGGTTAAAAGCTACTCTCAATCACTATTTGACAGCGCCACCACCATCGAGTCGCATGAAAAAAATAGCAGGAGGCTCCCCAAGCTGCTCTACAACGGTAGCAGCTGCCCCAGGGAACCAAGGGGGCAGTTCATCCCCCTCATCCCCCTCATCCCTTCCTCCTAAAACTGCCATTGCTCCCATACCTCTAGTCAAACCCCCAGTCAAACCCGCAAATTCTGAGGCTATAGACCAGTTAGAACAAGCAGTGCGTCTAGATGTGACACCGAACTCCAATGAGCCGATTGACAACAATCAAGCGATCGCTCTCCAGCAAGAGCTAGAAAATCTCATTGGTCGGGTGGAAAGCGCTCATTTAGCAGTGTCAGCCGATGCCGCTAACGAAGGAGTTAGGATATCTGAGGAAAAACAGTCCTCTAGGCATCTAGATACCCACACTCCCCAACCTGTCAAGGCGCAGCCACCGCAATTATTGGCCTCAACTAAATTGGGTGGGCTAGTCATCAATAAAGACCAAGCCTTAGCACAAGTAAGGGTAATTGCCAAAAATTTACCCCAATTAATTGCCCAAAAAAATTACGCTCTGGCTCGTCAGCAGTGGCTGGTAGCGAAGACGATTTTGTGGCAGCAATTTCCTGTCGATCAAAGACTGGCTCAACCAGAAATTCGGGCAGTTTGGTTAGATCGAGGCACAATTGTTCGTGCTGGTAGCAAGGCAGGACTAGCCCAGATATTTGATCGCCTAGCCCAAACTGGGATTAACACGATCTTCTTTGAAACTGTTAATGCCGGCTACACCATTTATCCTAGCCAAGTTGCAAAAGAGCAAAACCCATTAATTCGTGGATGGAACCCACTAGAAGATGCAGTGAAATTAGCCCATGAGCGCGACATGGAATTACACGCTTGGGTTTGGACTTTTGCAGCTGGTAATCAACGGCACAATAAGATTCTCAACCTTAATCCTGATTATCCAGGGCCAGTGCTGGCGGCTCATCCCGATTGGGCAAACTACGATAATCTGGGCAATATGATTCCCGTTGGTCAAACCAAGCCATTCTTTGACCCAGCTAATCCCGAAGTGCGGCAGTACTTACTCAAGTTGTACGAGGAAATCGTTACTCGCTATGACGTGGATGGTCTACAGCTAGACTATATTCGCTACCCTTTTCAAGACCCATCAGCAGGTCGAATCTATGGCTATGGCAAAGCTGCAAGAGCGCAGTTTCAGCAACTTACTGGTGTAGATCCGATAAATATTTCTCCCAGCCAAACAGAACTGTGGCAAAAGTGGACGACATTTCGCACCGAGCAAGTTGATAGCTTTGTTGCCCAAGTATCGCAGCAGTTGCGACAAAAACGACCTAATTTAATTTTGTCAGTTGCAGTATTTCCTTTGCCAGAACAAGAGCGGATTCAGAAAATTCAACAAAACTGGGAAACTTGGGCAAGGCGGGGAGATGTGGATTTAATCGTTCCCATGACTTATGCTCTGGATACTTCGCGCTTCCAACGACTAGCCCAACCCTGGATCGCCTCTAAACAACTGGGAGCTACATTGTTAGTACCGGGAATTCGCTTACTTTCTTTGCCAACAATCGGGGCATTCGATCAACTCCAACTGGTGAGGGACTTGCCAGTGAGTGGTTACGCACTCTTTGCTGCCGAGAATTTTAACAACGACCTAGAAAAACTCTTTATTAGCACCCAAGGTAGAGTTCAATCTACAAAAAGTGAACCGATTCCTCACCGCCAACCTTTTCAAACTGCCGCCATCCGTTACACTGCCCTACAACGGGAATGGAAGTTTGTTTTCCAAAATAACCCACTAGAAAGACCTCTCCAAACAATATCAGATTTTAACAACCAGGCAGAAGTTTTACGCAGTGCTTTAAATCAGCTTGCCGCTTCGCCTTCTGCTAGTAAGTTACTAGTGGCTAAAGCATCTCTAACTCGGTTTCAATCGCAATTTCGGGTATTGATGAGCCAAGAAATTAAGTCCAATTCCTATCAAGTTAAAGTTTGGGAAAATCGACTTGTAACTATAGAAAGGCTATTGCGTTACGGCGAGCGGCGGGTGCAGTTGCATCCCTAA
- a CDS encoding phosphomannose isomerase type II C-terminal cupin domain — MTPNENNTQSNINELSPHSGTRYWGEVEVIEEGDTYRISRVEIKPRHGIKPQIHYHRNEHWVVVSGVAKVTCGDAEILLNRNESTYVPAATLHKVENPGHIPLVILEIQNGEYLGEDDTERPYDLNLVKGVAEG, encoded by the coding sequence ATGACTCCCAATGAAAATAATACTCAGTCAAATATCAACGAATTGTCTCCACATTCAGGTACACGATACTGGGGTGAGGTGGAGGTGATCGAAGAGGGAGATACTTATAGAATTAGCCGTGTTGAAATCAAGCCCAGGCACGGAATTAAACCACAAATCCATTATCACCGCAATGAGCATTGGGTTGTAGTCTCAGGTGTAGCCAAGGTGACTTGTGGTGATGCGGAAATATTACTGAATCGAAACGAATCAACTTATGTCCCCGCTGCAACTCTACATAAAGTAGAAAATCCTGGACATATCCCGCTAGTGATTTTGGAAATTCAAAATGGTGAATATTTGGGTGAGGATGATACTGAGCGCCCTTATGACTTAAATTTGGTCAAAGGTGTAGCTGAAGGTTAG
- a CDS encoding TIGR03279 family radical SAM protein — MNTIHPARITKVLPDSIAAEIGFEVGDAIVAINGTRPRDLIDYQFLCADEVLELEVLDAAGKTHSLEIEKDYDQDLGLEFETALFDSLIQCNNRCPFCFIDQQPPGKRTSLYLKDDDYRLSFLYGSYLTLTNLPEREWQRIEQMRLSPLYVSVHATEADVRIRLLKNPRAGQILQQLKWFQERRLQIHAQVVVCPGINDGKHLEQTLKDLASFHTGELPAVASVAVVPVGLTRFRPPEDELIAVTREKAQEVISQVQILSRQFRQQFGSSVVWLADEWFLIAGEELPSESEYEEYPQIDNGVGSIQLFIKQFATVAAELLPAKVYPQRRLTWVVGNAVEKAFQPILKRLNFVEGLEVNMRALCSDYWGQTISVTGLLTGHDLLLNLEGQDLGDGILLPNVMLKNGELVFLDDMSIEELAGRLNTKILPVAGVEDLIKTCIFNSVQV, encoded by the coding sequence ATGAATACAATTCATCCTGCCCGAATTACCAAGGTTCTTCCAGACTCAATAGCCGCAGAGATTGGCTTTGAAGTTGGGGATGCGATCGTTGCAATCAATGGTACGCGTCCCCGCGATTTAATTGATTATCAGTTTTTGTGTGCTGATGAAGTTTTAGAACTAGAAGTTTTAGATGCTGCTGGTAAAACTCATAGCCTGGAAATCGAAAAAGATTACGACCAAGATTTGGGGCTAGAATTTGAAACAGCCCTATTTGATAGCTTAATTCAGTGCAATAATCGCTGTCCATTTTGCTTTATCGATCAACAGCCACCAGGTAAACGCACCAGCTTGTACTTGAAAGATGACGATTACCGTCTGAGTTTTTTGTACGGTTCTTATCTTACCCTGACCAATTTGCCAGAAAGAGAATGGCAACGAATTGAGCAAATGCGCTTGTCTCCGTTGTATGTTTCTGTGCATGCAACAGAAGCTGATGTGAGAATCAGACTGCTAAAAAATCCTCGTGCGGGACAAATCTTGCAACAACTCAAATGGTTTCAAGAAAGACGACTACAAATTCATGCTCAAGTAGTTGTTTGTCCTGGTATAAATGATGGCAAACATCTAGAACAAACTCTCAAAGATTTAGCGTCCTTCCATACTGGTGAATTACCTGCGGTGGCATCGGTGGCAGTTGTGCCAGTTGGTTTAACACGGTTTCGCCCTCCAGAAGATGAACTGATAGCCGTAACTAGGGAAAAAGCCCAAGAAGTGATTTCCCAAGTGCAAATACTCTCACGGCAATTTCGCCAACAATTTGGTTCTAGCGTTGTTTGGTTAGCCGATGAGTGGTTTTTGATTGCAGGTGAGGAATTACCTAGCGAATCAGAATATGAAGAATATCCCCAAATTGATAACGGAGTTGGTTCGATTCAATTATTTATCAAGCAATTTGCCACCGTTGCGGCAGAATTACTCCCAGCAAAAGTATATCCTCAGAGAAGATTAACTTGGGTAGTAGGCAACGCCGTAGAAAAAGCATTTCAACCGATTTTGAAACGCTTAAATTTTGTTGAAGGTTTAGAAGTAAATATGCGTGCTTTATGTAGTGATTATTGGGGACAAACTATCAGTGTAACCGGATTACTAACTGGTCATGATTTACTTTTAAATCTAGAAGGGCAAGATTTAGGTGATGGTATTTTGCTACCGAATGTCATGTTAAAAAATGGTGAATTAGTGTTTTTAGATGATATGAGTATTGAGGAATTAGCTGGTAGACTAAATACAAAAATTTTACCAGTTGCAGGAGTTGAAGATTTAATCAAAACGTGTATTTTCAATTCTGTTCAGGTTTAG
- a CDS encoding AmpG family muropeptide MFS transporter: MQVNKSLLRIFGSQKMGALLFLGFSSGLPLYLTSQTLQAWLTKEGIGLAAIAAFSLVKLPYSLKFLWSPLLDRFVPPFLGRRRGWLVITQVALLLSIATMALQHPSQGLQPLIIAAVAVAFFSASQDILVDAYRTDVVQAEERGAGASIYLLGYRIAILVTGYITLFLADRMPWQTVYLLMSLLMLVGLVSSIFAPEPVLRDRPPQTLSAAVKLPFIEFFQRHGWLQGLLILLFIVIYKLGDSLLKNVSTPFLLDKGLHFTQTDIAFPGALGIFATIVGTLAAGAIMTKIGVNRSLWIFAILQAVGNLAFFALAVIGKNFYLMLAAVNIEQFCAGLETAAFVAFLMSLCNQSFSATQYALLSSLQAFSRDIVTAPAGTWAQATGWSTFFLLTAIAALPGLLLLPFFAPWNPKPVVVLSRPGLDDEEEDIWGIK, encoded by the coding sequence GTGCAAGTAAATAAATCGCTGCTACGAATTTTTGGCAGCCAGAAGATGGGAGCTTTGTTATTTCTTGGCTTCTCATCAGGGTTGCCGTTATATTTAACCAGTCAGACATTACAAGCCTGGTTGACCAAAGAAGGGATTGGCTTGGCAGCGATCGCCGCTTTTAGTTTAGTTAAGCTACCATATTCTTTAAAATTTCTCTGGTCGCCTTTACTAGATAGATTTGTACCGCCTTTTTTGGGGCGACGTAGAGGTTGGCTGGTAATTACACAAGTAGCATTACTATTAAGTATAGCTACAATGGCTCTACAACACCCATCCCAAGGGCTACAACCTTTAATAATTGCTGCTGTGGCCGTTGCTTTTTTTAGCGCCAGTCAAGATATTTTAGTTGATGCTTACCGCACTGATGTAGTGCAAGCAGAAGAAAGAGGCGCTGGGGCATCTATCTACTTATTAGGTTATCGCATTGCTATTCTAGTAACCGGTTACATCACCCTATTTTTAGCAGATAGGATGCCTTGGCAAACTGTTTACTTGTTGATGTCGCTGTTGATGCTCGTAGGCTTGGTAAGTTCTATTTTTGCACCAGAACCAGTCCTACGCGATCGCCCGCCTCAGACTTTATCCGCCGCTGTCAAATTACCCTTCATTGAATTTTTCCAGCGTCATGGCTGGCTACAAGGGCTTTTAATCCTGCTATTCATTGTGATCTACAAGTTGGGAGATTCTTTACTAAAGAATGTATCCACACCATTTTTGTTAGATAAAGGTTTACATTTCACTCAAACCGACATAGCATTTCCTGGGGCGCTGGGAATTTTTGCCACCATTGTTGGTACCTTGGCAGCAGGAGCAATAATGACCAAAATTGGTGTTAATCGCTCACTCTGGATATTTGCTATACTCCAAGCTGTCGGCAACTTGGCTTTTTTTGCGTTAGCAGTAATAGGTAAAAACTTCTATCTAATGTTAGCAGCCGTTAATATAGAACAATTCTGTGCTGGTCTAGAAACTGCTGCTTTTGTAGCATTTTTGATGAGTCTTTGTAACCAAAGCTTTTCAGCTACACAGTACGCCTTACTTTCCAGTTTACAAGCTTTTAGTAGAGATATTGTCACAGCTCCAGCAGGTACATGGGCACAAGCTACGGGTTGGTCTACATTCTTTCTACTGACAGCAATAGCAGCTTTGCCAGGATTATTATTATTGCCATTTTTTGCCCCTTGGAATCCAAAGCCAGTGGTAGTATTATCCAGACCAGGACTTGACGACGAAGAAGAGGATATATGGGGAATCAAGTAG
- a CDS encoding PAS domain-containing protein — translation MVTSTRYSTDRQEKLARLIGVSVDSTSHVAEVVLRESERRFHAIFNSTFQLFGLLITEGIVLVVNQTALNFYGLQPQDVVGCSYWEIWWTLLKSIQHLQYLLSSSPAVIYTCKNLGYFHSAFISKNIVAK, via the coding sequence ATGGTTACTAGCACGCGCTATAGTACTGACAGACAGGAAAAATTGGCTCGCCTCATTGGAGTTTCTGTGGATAGTACCTCCCATGTAGCAGAAGTAGTATTGCGTGAGAGTGAAAGACGATTTCACGCTATTTTCAATAGCACTTTCCAGTTGTTCGGATTGCTGATAACAGAAGGAATTGTGCTAGTAGTGAACCAAACAGCGCTCAATTTTTACGGACTACAACCACAAGATGTAGTTGGGTGTTCATATTGGGAAATATGGTGGACTCTACTTAAAAGCATTCAACATCTGCAATATTTACTCTCCTCTAGCCCAGCAGTAATTTACACCTGCAAGAATTTGGGATATTTTCATAGTGCATTTATTAGCAAAAATATTGTCGCTAAGTAA
- a CDS encoding PQQ-dependent sugar dehydrogenase, with protein sequence MKVFARFLLAVFLLTLVAACNQTRASSDNPTPQISVPSAELPQNPRQPKNLKNIVRTEALSPTPIRINLKNLPAPFATKSASKRPEVVPIPQNPLLRVPPGFTVNIFAEGLDAPRWLALTPSGDVLVTETAQNRIRLLRDSNSDGIADVRETFASADNGLNRPFGMAFANNSFFLGNTDAVVRFPYTQGQNKITGKGEKIADLPAQGYNNHWTRNVVVSPDRSKLYVSVGSGSNVDEESPPRASIQVMNLDGSQQQTFASGLRNPVGLAFHPITKELYATVNERDGIGDDLVPDYLTRVKQGAFYGWPYAYLTPNNLDPRQKTDGKSKRPDLAARTQTPDVLFQAHSAALGLQFYNGKTFPKKYRNGAFAAFRGSWNRDRGTGYKIVFVPFDAKGRSLGYYEDFLTGFLLNPSVPTTWGRPVSLLVLPDGSLLLTEEANNRIYRIQYTGG encoded by the coding sequence ATGAAAGTCTTTGCGCGTTTCTTGCTAGCAGTTTTTTTACTGACTTTGGTAGCAGCCTGTAACCAGACTCGCGCTTCCTCAGATAATCCCACACCACAAATATCTGTACCTTCTGCCGAACTGCCACAGAATCCTAGACAGCCAAAAAATCTAAAAAATATTGTCCGAACTGAAGCACTTTCACCTACACCCATTCGGATCAATCTAAAAAATTTACCAGCACCTTTCGCAACAAAAAGTGCCTCCAAACGGCCTGAAGTTGTTCCAATTCCGCAAAATCCTTTGCTGCGCGTACCGCCAGGTTTTACAGTTAATATCTTTGCCGAAGGTTTAGATGCCCCACGCTGGTTAGCTTTAACTCCCAGTGGTGATGTGCTAGTTACTGAAACCGCACAAAATCGCATTCGTCTATTACGTGACAGCAACAGTGACGGTATAGCCGACGTTCGAGAAACCTTTGCAAGTGCGGATAACGGACTCAATAGACCCTTCGGTATGGCTTTTGCAAATAATTCCTTTTTTCTAGGGAATACAGATGCTGTGGTACGTTTTCCATATACCCAAGGTCAAAACAAGATTACAGGTAAGGGGGAAAAAATAGCCGATTTACCTGCTCAAGGTTATAACAACCATTGGACGCGGAATGTCGTTGTGTCGCCCGATCGCAGTAAATTATATGTTTCAGTTGGTTCAGGAAGCAATGTAGATGAAGAATCCCCACCACGGGCTTCGATACAGGTGATGAATTTAGATGGTTCCCAGCAGCAAACTTTTGCATCCGGTTTGCGTAACCCTGTTGGTTTAGCCTTTCATCCTATAACTAAGGAACTTTATGCCACCGTCAACGAACGCGATGGAATTGGTGATGATTTGGTTCCAGACTATTTAACACGGGTTAAGCAGGGAGCCTTCTACGGCTGGCCTTATGCTTATCTGACACCAAATAACCTCGATCCTCGTCAAAAAACCGATGGCAAAAGTAAACGCCCTGATTTAGCAGCCCGTACCCAAACGCCAGATGTGCTGTTCCAAGCGCACTCAGCTGCATTGGGTTTACAGTTTTATAATGGCAAGACATTTCCAAAAAAATACCGGAATGGTGCTTTTGCTGCTTTTCGTGGTTCTTGGAATCGCGATCGCGGCACTGGTTATAAAATTGTATTTGTTCCCTTCGATGCTAAAGGGCGATCGCTTGGCTACTACGAAGACTTTCTCACAGGCTTTTTGCTAAATCCCTCTGTACCAACCACTTGGGGACGACCGGTTAGTTTACTCGTGTTGCCAGATGGTAGCTTACTACTAACAGAAGAAGCTAATAATCGGATTTATCGGATTCAGTATACGGGGGGATGA
- a CDS encoding EAL domain-containing response regulator, whose product MPKILIIEDEEAVRENILDLLEAEDFETIAAANGRIGIHLAICEVPDLILCDMMMPEIDGYGVLTALRQDPSTATIPFIFLTAKSTKSDFRQGMDMGADDYITKPFTRVELLSAIMNRLEKYATLKRYLSPQTAINKLSPKTQLLEISLHRTIKQHNFQEFEIYYQPIVDIASGKIVAAESLLRWQSPELGMIYPTEFVPLAESTGLIVPIGKWVLKSVCKQIKSWRDAGIYSLIVAVNLSVIEFNQPDFIHKIVNFIAINGLEPDDLELELTESMIMQDVNSAIATMSKLQSLGIKIAIDDFGTGYSSLIYLKNLPINTLKIDRYFIHNVAHDPQKSAITKALIQMAHNLNLDVIAEGVETEAELAFLRQHNCNSMQGFLFSRPLPVAEFENFLLTNKCLYV is encoded by the coding sequence ATGCCCAAAATTTTAATCATAGAAGACGAAGAAGCAGTCCGTGAAAACATTTTAGATTTGCTAGAGGCTGAGGATTTTGAAACTATTGCTGCGGCGAATGGCAGAATCGGCATACATTTAGCTATCTGCGAAGTTCCCGATTTAATTCTCTGTGATATGATGATGCCAGAAATTGATGGTTATGGTGTACTAACAGCGTTACGCCAAGATCCATCAACGGCAACAATTCCCTTCATTTTTCTCACCGCCAAATCTACCAAATCTGATTTCCGTCAAGGTATGGATATGGGTGCTGATGACTATATAACTAAGCCATTCACTCGGGTTGAGTTATTAAGTGCTATCATGAACAGGCTAGAAAAATATGCTACCTTAAAAAGGTATTTATCTCCTCAGACTGCAATTAATAAATTGTCTCCAAAAACGCAGTTGTTAGAAATTAGCTTACACCGGACTATTAAACAACATAATTTTCAAGAGTTTGAAATTTATTATCAACCAATAGTTGATATTGCTTCTGGAAAAATAGTAGCTGCTGAAAGCTTATTGCGCTGGCAGAGTCCAGAGTTGGGGATGATTTATCCAACAGAATTTGTTCCGTTAGCAGAATCTACAGGTTTAATTGTTCCTATTGGCAAATGGGTATTAAAAAGTGTATGTAAACAAATCAAAAGCTGGCGTGATGCTGGGATTTATTCATTAATTGTTGCTGTAAACCTGTCGGTAATTGAATTTAATCAACCAGATTTTATTCATAAAATAGTTAACTTTATAGCTATTAATGGTTTAGAACCAGACGACTTAGAACTAGAACTAACTGAAAGCATGATTATGCAAGATGTAAATAGTGCGATCGCAACTATGAGTAAATTGCAATCCTTGGGTATAAAAATTGCGATCGATGATTTTGGCACGGGCTACTCTTCTTTAATTTATCTGAAAAATCTACCAATTAATACATTAAAAATTGATCGTTACTTTATCCATAATGTTGCTCACGATCCACAAAAATCAGCTATTACCAAAGCATTAATTCAAATGGCTCACAATCTCAATTTAGATGTAATTGCTGAAGGTGTAGAGACGGAAGCAGAACTGGCTTTTTTGCGCCAACATAACTGTAATTCTATGCAAGGTTTTCTATTTAGTCGTCCATTGCCAGTAGCAGAATTTGAAAATTTTTTATTAACAAATAAATGTTTATATGTATGA
- a CDS encoding HEAT repeat domain-containing protein, producing MYDEDDLSLLDIEEELESPLDKIEPLTADSVVVKPDPELMLALLENPQPQQRMLAARAFCDIEDGRAIPHLIRLLTDICPLVRVSASYALGRNPSSEAVTPLIAQLNSDWNGYVRKGIVWALGNCRDRRSLPPLADALRTDISAVRLWAASALAQMAEVGYEAVIGAIPPLIEALVKDPVAAVRSNSAWAIGQLCRELPSNVVYATAIDALIQAFAEDQDLGVREDAKASLLGVGDPRGLQLIETLEQEGWF from the coding sequence ATGTATGACGAAGACGATCTAAGCCTACTCGATATTGAGGAGGAGCTAGAAAGCCCCCTAGATAAAATAGAGCCGCTAACTGCCGATTCAGTTGTGGTGAAGCCCGATCCTGAATTGATGCTAGCCCTTCTGGAAAATCCCCAGCCGCAGCAAAGAATGTTAGCAGCGCGTGCTTTTTGTGATATAGAAGATGGGCGTGCTATCCCACATCTGATTCGCCTTTTAACTGATATCTGTCCCTTAGTCCGGGTAAGCGCATCTTACGCCCTTGGACGCAATCCCAGTTCCGAAGCAGTGACTCCATTAATTGCTCAACTCAACAGTGATTGGAATGGTTACGTGCGTAAAGGCATTGTTTGGGCTTTAGGAAACTGTCGCGATCGCCGTTCTTTACCGCCTCTAGCAGATGCCTTAAGAACTGACATTTCCGCAGTGCGTTTGTGGGCTGCTAGCGCCTTAGCACAGATGGCAGAAGTGGGTTATGAAGCAGTTATAGGGGCAATACCACCATTAATTGAAGCCTTAGTTAAAGATCCCGTGGCAGCAGTGCGGAGCAACAGCGCTTGGGCAATTGGTCAACTGTGTCGCGAACTACCTTCTAATGTAGTTTACGCCACAGCGATCGATGCTCTAATTCAAGCCTTTGCCGAAGACCAAGATTTAGGAGTCAGAGAAGACGCTAAAGCCTCACTCTTAGGAGTGGGCGATCCTCGTGGCTTACAGTTGATTGAAACCCTGGAACAAGAAGGGTGGTTTTGA
- a CDS encoding GNAT family N-acetyltransferase: MIRRGSTLERSLLLKFMHRTYQDLFPNEDFSHLEQTVKQYFSSDTPLWWVEEEGEQGAGSREQGAGSRGQGVGSRINNSIPNAQFPIPNSQFPIACLWVGNAIDQVHGNRHAHIFILYVVPEHRRRGIGTALMRYVEDWAIQRGDRQIGLQVFQSNKPALNLYNQLGYQTQSLWMVKFLSAEK; the protein is encoded by the coding sequence ATGATTCGCCGTGGTTCCACATTGGAGCGATCGCTCCTGCTTAAATTCATGCACCGAACTTATCAGGATCTCTTTCCCAATGAGGATTTTTCCCACCTAGAGCAAACAGTTAAGCAATACTTTTCTAGCGATACGCCTTTGTGGTGGGTAGAAGAAGAGGGGGAGCAGGGAGCAGGGAGCAGGGAGCAGGGAGCAGGGAGCAGGGGGCAGGGGGTAGGAAGCAGAATTAATAACTCAATTCCCAATGCCCAATTCCCAATTCCCAATTCCCAATTCCCCATCGCTTGCCTTTGGGTGGGCAATGCCATAGATCAAGTACATGGGAACCGCCATGCTCACATCTTTATCCTCTACGTTGTTCCAGAACATCGGCGGCGAGGGATTGGTACAGCCTTGATGCGATATGTGGAAGATTGGGCTATTCAAAGAGGCGATCGCCAGATTGGATTACAAGTGTTTCAATCAAACAAACCCGCATTAAATCTTTACAATCAGTTAGGTTATCAAACCCAATCCCTGTGGATGGTAAAATTCCTGAGTGCAGAAAAATAA
- a CDS encoding ABC transporter permease, with the protein MGNQVVIAVGTFILLLTGLLLGYVLSQLVLGFLAFNLLTFFGTLSLILIFGTLYYVLFWQLRRNQSRPSTINQGISNQVDDDVSDSYLKNRLIAKLSGDTAAAERLIEQAKETYPGMPENWYCERVLDDLERS; encoded by the coding sequence ATGGGGAATCAAGTAGTTATTGCTGTCGGCACATTTATTCTCTTACTGACTGGTTTATTACTTGGCTATGTTCTCTCGCAGTTAGTTCTAGGATTTCTAGCATTTAACCTCCTAACTTTCTTCGGAACACTAAGCCTAATTTTAATTTTTGGTACACTTTATTACGTTTTATTTTGGCAGTTGCGAAGAAATCAGTCCCGACCATCAACTATAAATCAAGGGATATCAAACCAGGTAGATGATGATGTCTCTGATAGCTATCTCAAAAACAGGCTAATCGCTAAGTTATCCGGTGACACTGCCGCAGCCGAACGGTTAATTGAACAGGCAAAGGAAACTTATCCTGGGATGCCGGAAAATTGGTATTGCGAAAGAGTACTTGATGACTTGGAGCGCAGCTAG